From one Streptomyces sp. 846.5 genomic stretch:
- a CDS encoding DUF4126 domain-containing protein, protein MSVIPLIFTSSWASGINAYAVVLLLGLFGRFDNVSSVPPGLERTDVLVIAAVLCLFEVVADKIPYVDSAWDAVHTVIRPVAGAVVAALLAGHAHDSLATLAAAAMGGTTALVSHLVKSGIRMGVNTSPEPFSNILVSLFEEFSVASLVILALFHPLPAAIIAGVLLLTGVLVVGFTLSRIRRYWIRRRERRQQRALPRQDVAARSGG, encoded by the coding sequence GTGTCGGTCATTCCACTGATCTTCACCAGCAGCTGGGCCAGCGGCATCAACGCCTACGCCGTGGTGCTGCTGCTCGGCCTGTTCGGCCGCTTCGACAACGTCAGCAGCGTCCCGCCCGGTCTGGAGCGGACGGACGTGCTGGTCATCGCCGCTGTGCTGTGCCTGTTCGAGGTGGTGGCCGACAAGATCCCCTACGTGGACTCGGCCTGGGACGCGGTGCACACCGTGATCCGGCCGGTGGCCGGCGCCGTCGTCGCCGCGCTGCTCGCCGGGCACGCCCACGACTCGCTGGCCACGCTCGCCGCAGCGGCGATGGGCGGGACGACCGCCCTGGTCAGCCATCTGGTCAAGAGCGGCATCCGGATGGGGGTGAACACCTCCCCCGAGCCGTTCAGCAACATCCTGGTCAGCCTGTTCGAGGAGTTCTCGGTCGCAAGCCTGGTCATACTTGCGCTGTTCCACCCACTGCCCGCCGCGATCATCGCCGGGGTGCTGCTGCTGACCGGGGTGCTGGTGGTCGGCTTCACCCTCTCCCGGATCCGCCGCTACTGGATACGGCGCCGCGAGCGACGGCAGCAGCGGGCGCTGCCCCGGCAGGACGTGGCCGCCCGCTCGGGCGGATGA
- a CDS encoding PLP-dependent aminotransferase family protein, with protein sequence MVVRSSIGAAQLDRALGAWQRPREPAYRALAGSLRTLVLDGRVSVETRLPAERELCTALGLSRTTVAAAYELLRDEGFLVSRRGSGSWTALPEGRPMPVAGLSPYPTDRGGVIDLGVAARSAAEPWITRAMTAAVAELPAYTRTHGTFPAGLQVLREAVADRFAQRGLPTDPEQIMITSGASAGLTLLFRALLGPAERIAVESPSYANALQAIRVMGGRAVPVPLEQDGWSMDAWSRTLREAAPALAYVIPDFQNPTGLLMPDQQRRELVALARTTGTRLIVDETIAEMAVDDVPPVLPLAAFDRNGTSITLGSAGKTFWGGLRIGWIRAAPDLIRRVSADRASLDVCSPVVEQLAVRHLLAECLPEVLAYQRERNREQRDALVDALRTELPGWTFRMPQGGLSLWVRTEDGGMSGSALATAAQGFGVWIGSGPRFGVDGVLERFVRLPYAQPPEVLREAVRRLAAASRSGAGAPAPVEFSLL encoded by the coding sequence ATGGTCGTTCGATCCTCCATCGGCGCGGCCCAGCTCGACCGGGCGCTGGGCGCCTGGCAGCGGCCGCGCGAGCCCGCCTACCGCGCGCTGGCCGGGTCGCTGCGCACGCTGGTGCTGGACGGCCGGGTGTCGGTGGAGACCCGGCTCCCGGCCGAACGGGAGCTGTGCACGGCGCTGGGCCTGAGCCGGACCACTGTCGCGGCCGCCTACGAACTGCTGCGCGACGAGGGCTTCCTGGTGAGCCGTCGGGGCTCCGGCAGCTGGACCGCGCTGCCCGAGGGGCGGCCGATGCCGGTGGCGGGCCTCTCGCCGTACCCCACCGACCGGGGCGGGGTGATCGATCTCGGCGTGGCCGCGCGATCGGCCGCTGAACCGTGGATCACCCGGGCGATGACCGCCGCCGTCGCCGAACTGCCCGCCTACACCCGGACCCATGGAACCTTCCCGGCCGGGCTGCAGGTGCTGCGGGAGGCCGTCGCCGACCGCTTCGCCCAGCGCGGGCTGCCCACCGACCCGGAACAGATCATGATCACCAGCGGCGCCTCCGCCGGGCTGACGCTGCTGTTTCGCGCCCTGCTCGGCCCGGCCGAGCGGATCGCGGTCGAGTCCCCCAGCTACGCCAACGCACTGCAGGCGATCCGGGTCATGGGCGGCCGGGCGGTCCCGGTCCCGCTGGAGCAGGACGGCTGGTCGATGGACGCCTGGAGCCGCACCCTGCGTGAGGCCGCGCCCGCACTCGCGTATGTCATCCCCGACTTCCAGAACCCCACCGGCCTGCTGATGCCCGATCAGCAGCGCCGCGAGCTGGTCGCCCTGGCCCGGACCACCGGAACCCGGCTGATCGTGGACGAGACCATCGCGGAGATGGCCGTCGACGACGTCCCCCCGGTGCTCCCGCTGGCCGCCTTCGACCGGAACGGCACCTCCATCACCCTCGGCTCGGCCGGCAAGACCTTCTGGGGCGGCCTACGGATCGGCTGGATCAGGGCGGCCCCCGACCTGATCCGCCGCGTCTCCGCGGACCGGGCCAGCCTGGACGTCTGCTCGCCGGTGGTCGAACAGCTGGCGGTCCGTCATCTGCTGGCCGAGTGCCTGCCGGAGGTGCTGGCCTACCAGCGGGAACGGAACCGGGAGCAGCGTGACGCGCTCGTCGACGCGCTGCGGACGGAGCTGCCCGGCTGGACCTTCCGGATGCCGCAGGGCGGCCTCTCGCTCTGGGTGCGGACGGAGGACGGCGGGATGAGCGGCAGCGCGCTGGCCACGGCGGCCCAGGGCTTCGGCGTGTGGATCGGCTCGGGCCCGCGCTTCGGCGTGGACGGCGTGCTGGAACGCTTCGTCCGGCTGCCCTACGCCCAGCCGCCGGAGGTCCTGCGCGAGGCCGTCCGCCGCCTGGCCGCGGCCAGCAGATCCGGTGCCGGGGCGCCGGCCCCGGTGGAGTTCTCACTCCTCTGA
- a CDS encoding DUF6504 family protein, with translation MMGMPNSTARGAGQADPIEVRGGQEQPTHFLWQDRIYAVREVLGHWTGLREVWRVQASPGRCFAADVYDLSLDRADGRWTLTRTPIPRTPTPA, from the coding sequence ATGATGGGGATGCCGAACAGCACCGCGCGTGGGGCAGGACAGGCCGACCCGATCGAGGTCAGGGGCGGCCAGGAGCAGCCCACGCACTTCCTCTGGCAGGACCGGATCTACGCCGTGCGCGAGGTGCTCGGCCACTGGACCGGTCTCCGTGAGGTGTGGCGGGTGCAGGCCAGCCCCGGCCGCTGCTTCGCCGCCGACGTGTACGACCTCAGCCTCGACCGCGCCGACGGGCGCTGGACTCTCACCCGTACGCCCATCCCGCGTACGCCGACGCCCGCCTGA
- a CDS encoding SAV_6107 family HEPN domain-containing protein: MSDKVIPTAQVLQLPLQAGTPGGHADSAHALNSAARPYRPPSDVHPVLRRAGAPPAALDLLAQAYRGLDEARSLEGPLERYAVAHLAALRASAAVLAVRGVPEESPRKRGRIRSAWEVLPEVAPELAEWAVYYAAGAPKRAAAEAGIASAATMRDADDLIRNTALFVRMVQRLVALNPVRSAEASEGPADQRAV; the protein is encoded by the coding sequence ATGAGCGACAAGGTGATTCCGACAGCACAGGTACTGCAGTTGCCCCTGCAGGCAGGCACCCCCGGCGGTCACGCCGATTCCGCCCATGCCCTCAACTCCGCGGCCAGGCCCTACCGCCCGCCCTCGGACGTCCATCCGGTGCTGCGCCGGGCCGGGGCGCCGCCGGCCGCGCTGGACCTGCTCGCCCAGGCCTACCGGGGCCTGGACGAGGCCCGGAGCCTGGAGGGCCCGCTGGAGCGCTACGCGGTGGCGCACCTCGCCGCGCTGCGTGCCTCGGCCGCGGTGCTCGCCGTGCGCGGGGTGCCCGAGGAGAGCCCGCGCAAGCGCGGTCGGATCCGCAGCGCCTGGGAGGTCCTGCCCGAGGTGGCGCCGGAGCTGGCCGAGTGGGCCGTGTACTACGCGGCGGGCGCCCCCAAGCGCGCCGCGGCCGAGGCCGGCATCGCCTCGGCCGCGACCATGCGCGACGCCGATGACCTGATCCGCAACACCGCGCTCTTCGTCCGCATGGTGCAGCGGCTGGTCGCCCTCAATCCGGTCCGCAGCGCCGAGGCCTCGGAAGGCCCCGCCGACCAGCGCGCGGTCTAA
- a CDS encoding methyltransferase domain-containing protein, with translation MYPTRPRSSLRTAVVWEVVSAALARRAEELGRPVLDVLDTGGGTGNFAVPVARLGHRVTVVDPSPDALFALERRAAEAEVTDLVRALQGDTQTLAELVEPDSVDAVLCHGVLEVVDDPAEALGQITAGLRKGGLVSLLAANRNGAVLARAIAGHFAEARTVLDDPDGRWGGNDPMPRRFTVEELRALAEGAGLRVAEVHGVRIFADLVPGVLVDTEPGSVEALLALEQAAAAQPAFHAIATQLHLLAELD, from the coding sequence GTGTACCCGACGCGCCCCCGCAGTTCTCTCCGGACCGCCGTGGTGTGGGAGGTGGTAAGCGCCGCCCTCGCCCGTAGGGCGGAGGAGCTGGGGCGGCCGGTGCTGGACGTGCTGGACACCGGTGGCGGCACCGGCAACTTCGCCGTGCCGGTGGCCCGGCTCGGTCACCGGGTCACCGTGGTGGACCCCAGTCCGGACGCGCTGTTCGCGCTTGAGCGGCGGGCCGCCGAGGCCGAGGTGACCGACCTGGTGCGGGCGCTGCAGGGGGACACCCAGACCCTCGCCGAGCTGGTCGAGCCGGACAGCGTCGACGCGGTGCTCTGCCACGGCGTCCTGGAGGTCGTGGACGACCCGGCCGAAGCGCTGGGCCAGATCACCGCGGGGCTGCGGAAGGGCGGCCTGGTCAGCCTGCTGGCGGCCAACCGCAACGGCGCCGTGCTCGCCCGGGCCATCGCCGGCCACTTCGCCGAGGCCCGCACCGTCCTGGACGACCCGGACGGGCGCTGGGGCGGCAACGACCCGATGCCCCGCCGCTTCACCGTCGAGGAGCTGCGCGCGCTGGCCGAGGGCGCGGGTCTGCGGGTCGCCGAGGTGCACGGCGTCCGGATCTTCGCCGACCTGGTCCCCGGGGTGCTGGTGGACACCGAGCCCGGCTCGGTGGAGGCACTGCTCGCCCTGGAGCAGGCGGCCGCCGCCCAGCCCGCGTTCCACGCCATCGCCACCCAGCTGCATCTGCTCGCCGAACTGGACTGA
- a CDS encoding DUF3040 domain-containing protein, producing the protein MPLSEHEQRLLEQMERALYAEDPKFATALEGTGLRARSRRTVYAASAGFVVGVALLMGVAVTGLWWMGVVGFAVMLACAAIAFTAWRRAPRIGVADPRTGAPLRRRKTGVVDRMEQRWQRRHDEQRGA; encoded by the coding sequence GTGCCGCTCTCGGAGCACGAGCAGCGTCTGCTCGAGCAGATGGAGCGAGCGCTGTACGCCGAGGACCCCAAGTTCGCGACAGCGCTTGAAGGTACGGGCCTGCGCGCCCGTAGCCGCCGTACGGTCTACGCCGCCTCGGCGGGTTTCGTCGTAGGCGTGGCCCTGCTCATGGGTGTCGCCGTCACCGGGCTCTGGTGGATGGGCGTGGTGGGGTTCGCGGTCATGCTGGCCTGTGCCGCGATCGCGTTCACCGCCTGGCGCCGGGCCCCCAGGATCGGTGTCGCCGACCCCCGCACCGGGGCGCCGCTGCGCAGGCGGAAGACGGGCGTGGTGGACCGCATGGAGCAGCGCTGGCAGCGCCGCCACGACGAGCAGCGCGGGGCCTGA
- a CDS encoding DUF3488 and transglutaminase-like domain-containing protein: MNGRTRIAFSGAAATLLTALCLWPLISPAYWLVQAGFVIVLVTSAGLGLRRLSVPRPLVPLAQLLLVVLLLTLFYASGTAVGGILPGPGAWQTLTGEIGDGITDMGQYAAPAPAHQGLRLILVGSVVLIGLLVDLLAATYQRVALAGLPLLALYSVGTGLHPHGAVWLYFLLSAFGYLSLLMAEGQDRLSRWGRVFHGTPATLAGTTGGNPLSSTGYRIAGAALAIGLLLPLALPGLGTGLVGRFGHGGGGIGANGDIITAVNPLASLGASLNKSTNVNILTYTSSAQNPGDQYLRIVDLDDFNGVAWTPSEHQVQSVPNPLPYPTGLDNNTPESAVQTQVSTQSGYVQQWLPMPYPATSVQVAGDWKYEPEGRTLIGDGGQNAGGLQYTVNSMALKPTEDALRAAGAPPADITKTYLALPKNFPTVIRDTAISVTHGATTVYDKAVALQNWFTTTGGFTYDTTVKDDTSSNAMVDFLRNRKGFCVHFAGTMAAMARSLGIPARVAIGFTPGERQSDGSWQVGTKNAHAWPELYFAGVGWLRFEPTPHVGFTPDYTVATTTGGTSAPSTATAQATIAAGSSTSASAGCPVQERRAGFCGQESATGTAGTGATSSTPTPLELTGLALAGLLVLLLLTPMLWRLRARSVRLRRRGPRGSGGSGAPGGLPASGRGGGGLELSDQQVLSVWREMIDSAWDLGIPPDEAETPRRTVARIVELGALEEEPKAAAGRLALATEQVLYAPRSEPPTALRQDVRAVRHGLRASARPAVRVRAVLFPPSSARLVRGLREGWQSLADRAGGLARGLLHRRRAEDSEEQ; the protein is encoded by the coding sequence ATGAACGGGCGTACCCGGATCGCCTTCTCCGGCGCCGCCGCGACGCTGCTCACGGCGCTGTGCCTGTGGCCGCTGATCTCCCCCGCGTACTGGCTGGTCCAGGCCGGGTTCGTGATCGTGCTGGTCACCTCGGCCGGGCTGGGGCTGCGCCGGCTCTCGGTGCCGCGGCCGCTGGTCCCGCTGGCGCAACTGCTGCTGGTCGTGCTGCTGCTGACGCTGTTCTACGCGAGCGGCACCGCCGTCGGCGGGATACTGCCGGGCCCCGGGGCCTGGCAGACGCTGACCGGCGAGATCGGCGACGGCATCACCGACATGGGCCAGTACGCGGCCCCGGCCCCGGCCCATCAGGGGCTGCGGCTGATCCTGGTCGGCTCGGTGGTGCTGATCGGCCTGCTGGTGGACCTGCTGGCGGCCACCTACCAGCGGGTGGCCCTGGCCGGGCTGCCGCTGCTGGCGCTGTACTCGGTCGGCACCGGACTGCACCCGCACGGCGCGGTGTGGCTGTACTTCCTGCTGTCCGCCTTCGGCTACCTGTCGCTGCTGATGGCCGAGGGCCAGGACCGGCTGTCCCGCTGGGGCCGGGTCTTCCACGGCACACCCGCCACCCTCGCCGGGACCACCGGCGGAAACCCGCTCAGCAGCACCGGCTACCGCATCGCCGGGGCCGCCCTGGCCATCGGGCTGCTGCTGCCGCTGGCCCTGCCCGGTCTCGGCACCGGCCTGGTCGGCAGGTTCGGGCACGGCGGCGGCGGGATCGGCGCCAACGGCGACATCATCACCGCCGTCAACCCGCTGGCCTCGCTGGGCGCCTCGCTCAACAAGAGCACCAACGTCAACATCCTCACCTACACCAGCAGCGCCCAGAACCCCGGCGACCAGTACCTGCGGATCGTCGACCTGGACGACTTCAACGGCGTCGCCTGGACCCCCAGCGAGCACCAGGTCCAGTCCGTCCCCAACCCGCTGCCGTACCCGACCGGCCTGGACAACAACACGCCCGAGTCGGCGGTGCAGACCCAGGTCAGCACCCAGTCCGGCTACGTCCAGCAGTGGCTGCCGATGCCCTATCCGGCGACCTCGGTCCAGGTGGCCGGCGACTGGAAGTACGAGCCCGAGGGCCGGACCCTGATCGGCGACGGCGGCCAGAACGCGGGCGGCCTCCAGTACACCGTCAACAGCATGGCGTTGAAGCCGACCGAGGACGCGCTCAGGGCGGCCGGGGCGCCCCCGGCGGACATCACCAAGACCTATCTGGCGCTGCCGAAGAACTTCCCCACCGTGATCCGCGACACCGCGATCTCGGTGACCCACGGGGCCACGACCGTCTACGACAAGGCGGTGGCGCTGCAGAACTGGTTCACCACCACCGGCGGCTTCACCTACGACACCACCGTGAAGGACGACACCAGCAGCAACGCCATGGTGGACTTCCTGCGCAACCGCAAGGGCTTCTGCGTCCACTTCGCCGGGACCATGGCCGCGATGGCCCGCTCGCTGGGCATCCCGGCCCGGGTCGCCATCGGCTTCACCCCCGGCGAGCGCCAGTCGGACGGCAGCTGGCAGGTCGGCACCAAGAACGCCCACGCCTGGCCCGAGCTCTACTTCGCCGGCGTGGGCTGGCTGCGCTTCGAGCCGACCCCGCACGTGGGCTTCACCCCCGACTACACGGTGGCCACCACCACCGGCGGCACCTCCGCCCCCAGCACCGCGACCGCGCAGGCCACCATCGCCGCCGGATCGAGCACCAGCGCCAGCGCCGGCTGCCCGGTCCAGGAGCGCAGGGCGGGCTTCTGCGGCCAGGAGTCCGCCACCGGCACGGCGGGCACCGGCGCCACCTCGTCCACGCCGACCCCGCTGGAGCTGACCGGTCTGGCGCTGGCCGGACTGCTGGTCCTGCTGCTGCTCACGCCGATGCTGTGGCGGCTGCGGGCCCGCAGCGTCAGACTGCGCCGCCGGGGGCCGCGCGGCTCCGGCGGATCCGGCGCTCCGGGCGGCCTCCCCGCCTCCGGGCGCGGTGGCGGCGGCCTGGAACTGAGCGACCAGCAGGTGCTCTCGGTCTGGCGCGAGATGATCGACTCCGCCTGGGACCTCGGCATCCCGCCGGACGAGGCGGAGACGCCCCGGCGCACCGTGGCCAGGATCGTCGAGCTGGGCGCCCTGGAGGAGGAGCCGAAGGCCGCGGCCGGACGGCTGGCGCTGGCCACCGAACAGGTGCTCTACGCGCCCCGGTCGGAGCCGCCGACGGCGCTGCGCCAGGACGTCAGGGCGGTCCGGCACGGGCTGCGCGCCTCCGCCCGCCCCGCGGTACGGGTCCGCGCCGTGCTCTTCCCGCCGTCCTCGGCCCGGCTGGTCCGCGGGCTGCGGGAGGGCTGGCAGTCACTGGCGGACCGGGCGGGGGGACTGGCGCGGGGACTCCTGCACCGGCGCCGGGCGGAGGACAGCGAGGAGCAGTGA
- a CDS encoding DUF58 domain-containing protein — protein MPTAAPNKAPGSTFRTGMRGLTTRGRSFLAAGITAALCAYVLGQPALLKIALLLAALPLVSVLMLMRTRYRVASGRRLSPSRAPAGQEARVHLRVDNVSRVPTGLLMLEDKVPYVLGPRPRFVLDRVEPRGHREVSYRVRSDLRGRYPLGPLQLRLGDPFGLCELTRSFTASDTLTVVPQVQRLAAVKLTGEWTGYGDSHSRAVALAGEDDVVPREYRHGDDLRRVHWRSTAKYGELMVRREEQPLRSRATVLLDTRAAGHRGNGPASSFEWAVSAAASISLHLLERGYAVRLLTDTGDAVTGAGGSGLGGASEEAAGLLLDTLAMVQLSDGQGLARAEEVLRLGGEGLVVALLGSLDDEQLAELSRLRRRTATAVAVLLDSPSWTLRGQTADAAAPAGPGPDRSDQVRLLREAGWNVLAAGSGDSLPELWARADRSVVTGSFQPAEPFQRAEPLQEPQPFPKAQPFQESGRDLA, from the coding sequence ATGCCCACTGCCGCGCCGAACAAGGCGCCGGGCAGCACCTTCCGCACCGGCATGCGCGGACTGACCACCCGGGGCCGCTCCTTCCTCGCCGCCGGGATCACCGCCGCGCTCTGCGCCTACGTTCTCGGCCAGCCCGCCCTGCTGAAGATCGCCCTGCTGCTCGCCGCGCTCCCGCTGGTCAGCGTGCTGATGCTGATGCGCACCCGGTACCGGGTCGCCAGCGGGCGGCGGCTGTCGCCCTCGCGCGCCCCGGCCGGGCAGGAGGCCAGGGTGCACCTGCGGGTCGACAACGTCTCCCGGGTGCCCACCGGGCTGCTGATGCTGGAGGACAAGGTCCCGTACGTGCTCGGGCCGCGTCCGCGCTTCGTGCTGGACCGGGTGGAGCCGCGCGGGCACCGCGAGGTGTCCTACCGGGTCCGCTCCGACCTGCGCGGCCGCTATCCGCTGGGCCCGCTGCAGCTGCGGCTCGGGGACCCCTTCGGACTGTGCGAGCTGACCCGCTCGTTCACCGCCTCCGACACCCTCACCGTGGTCCCCCAGGTGCAGCGGCTGGCGGCGGTCAAGCTCACCGGCGAGTGGACCGGCTACGGCGACAGCCACTCCAGGGCCGTCGCCCTGGCCGGCGAGGACGACGTGGTGCCGCGCGAGTACCGGCACGGCGACGACCTGCGCCGGGTGCACTGGCGCTCCACCGCCAAGTACGGCGAACTGATGGTCCGTCGCGAGGAGCAGCCGCTCCGCAGCCGGGCCACCGTGCTGCTGGACACCCGGGCCGCGGGCCACCGGGGCAACGGTCCGGCGTCCTCGTTCGAATGGGCCGTCAGCGCCGCCGCCTCGATCAGCCTGCACCTGCTGGAGCGCGGCTACGCGGTACGGCTGCTCACCGACACCGGGGACGCGGTCACCGGGGCCGGCGGCAGCGGGCTCGGCGGGGCCTCCGAGGAGGCGGCCGGGCTGCTGCTCGACACCCTGGCGATGGTGCAGCTCTCCGACGGCCAGGGCCTGGCCCGGGCCGAGGAGGTGCTCAGGCTCGGCGGCGAGGGCCTGGTCGTGGCCCTGCTCGGGTCGCTGGACGACGAGCAGCTGGCCGAGCTGTCCCGGTTGCGCAGGCGCACCGCGACCGCCGTCGCGGTACTGCTGGACAGCCCGAGCTGGACCCTGCGCGGGCAGACGGCGGACGCCGCCGCACCGGCCGGCCCCGGACCGGACCGGTCCGACCAGGTCCGGCTGCTCCGCGAGGCCGGCTGGAACGTGCTGGCGGCCGGCTCCGGCGACTCGCTCCCCGAGCTGTGGGCCCGGGCCGACCGCTCCGTCGTCACCGGATCGTTCCAGCCCGCCGAGCCCTTCCAACGGGCCGAGCCCTTGCAGGAACCCCAGCCTTTCCCGAAGGCCCAGCCTTTCCAGGAATCAGGGAGGGACCTCGCATGA
- a CDS encoding MoxR family ATPase, which produces MPPSAAAGVPQGLGTAELGAVVERVRASVESVLEGKPEAVRLALTVLLAEGHLLIEDVPGVGKTLLAKALARSVDCTVRRIQFTPDLLPSDITGTSVFDQNRRDFEFKPGAIFAQIVVGDEINRASPKTQSALLESMEEGQVTVDGTSYPLPTPFMVVATQNPIEMEGTYPLPEAQRDRFMARISIGYPSADAELQMLDVHGGASPLADLRPVAHADDVVKAIDAVRRVHVADELRRYAVALVAATRTAPELRLGASPRATLHLLRAARAAAALDGREYVIPDDLQALAVPVLAHRLLPTAETVLGRRTTEQVVRDLVLQLPIPHPAR; this is translated from the coding sequence ATGCCGCCGTCGGCGGCGGCGGGAGTGCCGCAGGGCCTCGGCACGGCCGAGCTGGGCGCGGTCGTCGAACGCGTGCGCGCGTCCGTGGAGAGCGTGCTGGAGGGCAAGCCCGAGGCGGTGCGGCTGGCCCTCACGGTGCTGCTGGCCGAGGGCCACCTGCTGATCGAGGACGTGCCCGGCGTCGGCAAGACGCTGCTGGCCAAGGCGCTGGCCCGGTCGGTGGACTGCACCGTGCGCCGGATCCAGTTCACCCCGGACCTGCTGCCCTCGGACATCACCGGCACCAGCGTCTTCGACCAGAACCGCAGGGACTTCGAGTTCAAGCCGGGCGCGATCTTCGCCCAGATCGTGGTCGGCGACGAGATCAACCGGGCCTCGCCGAAGACCCAGTCCGCGCTGCTGGAGTCGATGGAGGAGGGCCAGGTCACGGTCGACGGGACCAGCTACCCGCTGCCGACCCCGTTCATGGTCGTGGCCACCCAGAACCCGATCGAGATGGAGGGCACCTACCCCCTCCCCGAGGCCCAGCGCGACCGCTTCATGGCCCGGATCTCCATCGGCTACCCCAGCGCCGACGCCGAGCTGCAGATGCTGGACGTCCACGGCGGGGCCTCCCCGCTGGCGGACCTGCGGCCGGTCGCCCACGCCGACGACGTGGTGAAGGCCATCGACGCGGTTCGCCGGGTCCATGTCGCCGACGAGCTGCGCCGCTACGCCGTCGCCCTGGTCGCCGCCACCCGCACCGCGCCCGAGCTGCGGCTCGGCGCCTCGCCGCGGGCCACCCTGCACCTGCTGCGCGCCGCCCGCGCCGCCGCCGCGCTGGACGGCCGCGAGTACGTCATCCCGGACGACCTCCAGGCCCTGGCCGTCCCGGTGCTGGCGCACCGGCTGCTGCCCACCGCGGAGACCGTCCTCGGCCGGCGCACCACCGAGCAGGTCGTCCGCGACCTGGTGCTCCAGCTGCCCATCCCGCACCCGGCGCGCTGA
- a CDS encoding carbonic anhydrase, with protein sequence MTTTPDLPTAQAAASAEATPPSIIDSFVARNRDYAAGYRDGGMDARPVQHVAVVACMDARLDVHAALGLQLGDCHVIRNAGGVVTDDTIRSLTVSQRALGTRSIALIHHTGCGLLSLTEDFRRELEDEVGIRPSWALESFTDLEQDVRQSMARVRTSPFLLHREDIRGFVFDVTTGLLREIQP encoded by the coding sequence ATGACCACGACCCCCGACCTGCCCACTGCCCAGGCCGCTGCGTCCGCCGAGGCCACTCCGCCCTCCATCATCGACAGCTTCGTCGCCCGCAACCGCGACTACGCCGCGGGCTACCGCGACGGCGGCATGGACGCCCGTCCGGTCCAGCACGTCGCCGTGGTCGCCTGCATGGACGCCCGCCTGGACGTGCACGCCGCGCTGGGCCTGCAGCTCGGCGACTGCCATGTCATCCGCAACGCGGGCGGCGTGGTCACCGACGACACCATCCGCTCACTCACCGTCAGCCAGCGCGCGCTGGGCACCCGATCGATAGCGCTGATCCACCACACCGGCTGCGGTCTGCTCAGCCTCACCGAGGACTTCCGGCGCGAACTGGAGGACGAGGTCGGGATCAGGCCGTCCTGGGCCCTGGAGTCCTTCACCGACCTGGAGCAGGACGTTCGCCAGTCCATGGCCCGGGTCCGCACCTCCCCGTTCCTGCTGCACCGCGAGGACATCCGGGGGTTCGTCTTCGACGTGACCACCGGTCTGCTCCGCGAGATCCAGCCCTGA
- the rsmH gene encoding 16S rRNA (cytosine(1402)-N(4))-methyltransferase RsmH: protein MSSGPEAKHVPVMLQRCLDVLAPALTAPGAVVVDATLGLGGHSEALLRTFPEARLVAVDRDPAALRLAGERLAPFGERATLVHAVYDEIPQVLADLGIERIQGALFDLGVSSMQLDEADRGFAYAQDAPLDMRMDQTTGISAAEVLNTYSHGDLARILKVYGEERFAGKIASVILREREREPFSNSARLVELVRNAIPAATRRTGGNPAKRTFQALRIEVNGELSVLERAIPGALDVLAVGGRIAVMSYHSLEDRLVKQFFAAGATATAPPGLPIVPEEHQPRLKLLTRGAEQATEQEIAENRRATPVRLRAAERIRPSVRQG, encoded by the coding sequence TTGAGCAGCGGCCCGGAGGCCAAGCACGTCCCGGTGATGCTCCAGAGGTGCCTGGACGTCCTCGCCCCGGCGCTGACCGCGCCCGGGGCGGTCGTCGTCGACGCCACCCTCGGGCTCGGCGGCCACAGCGAGGCACTGCTCCGCACGTTCCCCGAGGCCAGGCTGGTCGCCGTCGACCGCGACCCGGCGGCACTGCGACTGGCGGGGGAGCGGCTGGCCCCGTTCGGGGAGCGCGCGACCCTGGTGCACGCCGTCTACGACGAGATCCCCCAGGTGCTGGCGGACCTCGGCATCGAACGGATCCAGGGCGCCCTGTTCGATCTGGGGGTCTCCTCGATGCAGCTGGACGAGGCCGACCGCGGCTTCGCCTACGCCCAGGACGCGCCGCTGGACATGCGGATGGACCAGACGACCGGCATCAGCGCCGCCGAGGTGCTCAACACCTACTCCCACGGCGATCTGGCCCGGATCCTCAAGGTCTACGGCGAGGAGCGCTTCGCCGGGAAGATCGCCTCGGTGATCCTGCGCGAGCGCGAGCGGGAACCGTTCAGCAACAGCGCGCGTCTAGTGGAACTGGTGCGCAATGCCATTCCCGCGGCGACCCGCCGTACCGGCGGCAACCCGGCGAAGCGCACCTTCCAGGCCCTGCGGATCGAGGTCAACGGGGAGCTCTCGGTCCTGGAACGCGCCATCCCCGGCGCCCTGGACGTGCTCGCGGTCGGCGGCCGAATCGCCGTCATGTCGTACCACTCGCTGGAGGATCGGCTGGTCAAGCAGTTCTTTGCAGCCGGTGCGACCGCCACGGCGCCGCCCGGGCTGCCGATCGTCCCGGAGGAGCACCAGCCCCGGCTGAAGCTGCTCACCCGGGGGGCGGAACAGGCGACAGAACAGGAAATCGCTGAGAACCGCCGCGCCACACCCGTTCGACTGCGTGCGGCGGAGAGAATCAGACCGTCCGTCAGGCAGGGCTAG